A region of the Geomonas subterranea genome:
GCTTGCGCACCATCGGCGTCGCCAGCCCCGCGAACCCACCCGGCTCCTCCGCGGCTGCAGCCTCCGCCGCCTCGGGGAGCGCCCCCGCGACGCCGGACGCTGCCGTGCGCGGTTCATCCTCCGCCTCCGGGAGGGATCCCACGATCCCCACCGACGCCGGCCGGGGTGCCATCCCCTGCGCCGGGAGCGGGGTTTGGGACCCGGATCGCCCCAGCACCGGGGACTGCGCCTTAGATGCCGGCTCGGCCGCGCGCTCCGCCAGTGTCAGCAGTACCTCGCCCACCCGCACTGTCTCCCCCTCCTTGTAGCGCAGCCCCGAGACGATGCCCGACCGGGGCGAGGGGACCTCGACCACCGCCTTGTCCGTCTCCACCTCCAGCAGCGGCTGGTGCTCACGCACCTGGTCCCCCTCCGCGACCAGCCAGCGGCGCAGTTCCACCTCGGCGATCCCCTCGCCCAGATCGGGAAGCTTGAAGTCGAAAGACATGGGTGTCTCCTTGAAATGCCTGTCTATAGCTCCTCCCCCCGGAGGGGGGAGGTTGGGAGGGGGAAGGGTTGCGACAGCCGCGACGCGCCCCCTCCCTAGCCCTCCCCCTCCAGGGGAGGGAACTGTGCTCCTAGTACTGCAGCACCTCGTCGAGGGCAGACCTAATTTGCTGTACATCAGGCAGGTAGTGGTCGATCAGCTTGGCCAGCGGCACCGGGACGTCCGGCGCGGTGACCCGCAGGATGGGAGCGCGCAGGTGCAGGATCGCCTCCTCGGCGACGGTAGCCGCTATCTCGGCGCCAAAACCGCAGGTCTTCGCGGCTTCGTGCACGATCACCAGCCGCCCGGTCTTCTGAACGGAGGCGACGATGGCCTCGCTGTCGAAAGGGTTCAAGGTCAGCAGATCGAGCACCTCCGCGTCGTACCCCTCCACCGCCTTCAGCACCCGCTCCAGCATGCTCCCCCACGCCACCACGGTGACCGAGCCACCCTGTCGCGCCACCCGGGCCCGCCCCAACTCCACCAGATATTCCCCATCCGGCACCTCCTCGCGCAGGAGCCGGTACAGCCGGGTGGGCTCCAGGAACAGCACGGGGTCGGGGTCGCGCAGCGCCGCCACCAAAAGCCCCTTGGCGACGTAGGGGCCGGACGGCACCACCACCTTCAGCCCCGGCACCTGGCAAAACAGCGCCTCGGTGCTCTCCTCGTGCAGTTCAGGCGCCTTGATCCCGCCGCCGTAAGGGGTGCGGACCACCATGGGGCAGCTGTAGCGGCCGCGGGAACGGGAACGCAGCCGCGCGGCATGGGCGAAGAGCTGTTCGAATGCGGAATAGGTGAAGCCCATGAACTGAATTTCCGGCACCGGACGCAGGCCGTAGGCCGCCATGCCGATGGCCGCCCCCATGATGCCGGACTCGCACAGGGGGGTGTCCAGCACGCGGTCAGCGCCGAACCGCTCCAGGAGCCCCTCGGTGACCCGGAACACGCCGCCGTCCCGCCCGACGTCCTCGCCCAGCAGGAGCACCCGGTCGTCGCGTTCCATCTCCTGGGCGAGCGCCAGGTTGATCGCCTGTACCATGTTCAGCTGAGCCATGTCAGCGCACCTTCCTTTGCCCCGCCTGGCGCGGGGTGAGCGTCGCGAGGACGTCTTCGAAGAGTTCCGCCGCGGCCGGCGGGGAGAGCGCCTCCATCTCCGCCACCCCGGCGTCGACTATGGCGGCACCCCGGGCCGCTGCCTCATCCCGCTTCTGCGGGTTCCAGAGCCCGCGTCCCTCCATAAAGCGCTCCAGGCGCAGGATGGGGTCGCGCTCCTCCCAGTAGGCGACCTCTTCGGCCGAGCGGTAGCGCCCGGCGTCATCGGCGGTGGTGTGGTCGGCCATGCGGTAGGTGAGGCATTCGATGAAGGTGGGACCGGCGCCGCTTCTGGCCTTTTCTACCGCCTGGCGGGTGGCCCGGTACACGGCGAAGACGTCGTTGCCGTCCACCTGCACCCCCTCGAACCCGTAGGCGATCGCCTTTTGCGCCAGGGATGCGGAGGCGGTCTGTCCCTTGAGGGGGATGGAGATGGCCCACTGGTTGTTCTGGCAGATGAAGACCAGGGGGAGGTTGAAGACCCCGGCGAGGTTCATCCCCTCGTGGAAGTCTCCCTTGGAGGTGGCACCGTCGCCAAAGTAGGTGACCACCGCCACCGGATCGCGCCGGTAGCGCGCGGCGAGCGCGGCTCCCGCCGCCTGCGGGATCTGGCTTCCGACGGCGACGCAGAAGGGGAATATATTCAGCTGCGGCGGCGCCTTCTGGGCCCGCTCATCGCCACCCCAGTATTGCAACAGTTGCGCGACCGGGTACCCAAGCGTCAGGTGCGCGCCCATCTCCCGGAAGGAGGGGAAAAGCCAGTCCTTGCCGGTAAGGGCGAAGGCGCTTCCCACCTGGGCCGCCTCCTGCCCCCGGATCGGGGGATAGGTGCCGATGCGCCCCTCCCGCTGCAGGGCCACGGCGCGCTCGTCGAAGATGCGCGCGAGCAGCATCAGCTCGTACATGCGCCACATCTGGGCGTCGGAGAGTTCCGGCAGCAACTCCGGGTCCGCCTCCCCCTTCTCGTTCAGGACCTGCAGGCGCTTCACGTGGAAATCGGCAAGTATCAGTTCCGGCATGGGCCGCCTCGTTTTTAATAAAAGGTGGGCTGAACGGTTAGGAGAGTGTAAACGGACACTTGCAGGATGTCAAAAGCGGTTGTGCCGCTGTTTCAGCCTCGCGTACAGGACCGGAACCATGGCGAAGAGCCCCAACAGCGCGAAGGAGCCGAGAACGCGCGGCGAGGCGACGTCGGCAAGGGAGTTTATGGTGGCAAGGCTCGCACCCGCGTTGACGAAGACGAAGCCCCCGGGGATGATGCCGGCCAGGGTCCCGAGGACAAAGACGCGCAGCGGCAGGCGGGTGAGCCCCGCGGCCAGGTTGATCAGGAAGAAGGGAAAGAGCGGCACGAGCCTTAAAAACAGCAGGTAGTTCCACCCCCGCCGCTCCAGCTCCCGGTTAAGCCCTTCCAGCCGGGCGCCGAAGCGGCCGGCTACCATGTCCCTGAGCAGGTACCGGGTGACGAGAAACGCCAGCGTGGCGCCGATGGTGGCGGCGCACACCGCGTAGACGGTGCCGGCGAGCACACCGAAGATGGCACCAGCCGCCAGCGACAGGACGGCCGCGCCGGGGAGGGAAAGGGCGGTCTGCAGGATGTAGATCGCCATGAAGAGGGCGACGCTCGCCCCCCGGTGTTGAGCGTAATACCCGGCGAGGAACTCCCGGTTCGCCTTGAGAGCATCCAGGGTGAGGAAGCGCTGCAGGTCGAGGTAGAAGAACAGGGCCACCGCGAGGGAGGCGGCGAGGACGATCAGGATCTTTTTCAGGTTCATGAAAGGGATGCTCCTGCATCTGTGGGGTATGCAGGTTTTAGCATATCGGCGGCGCGGGCGTTACCATTTTCTTCGCCAGCAAAGCCATGCGCGCAAGAGCCGCTGCACCAGGGGGGTGAGGCGGCGGCGCTGGTAGGCATCGGCGAGCTTGCGCCACGACTCGGATTGGGTGGGATAGGGGTGGATGGTGTTGCCGATGGCGGCGAGGCCGAGCCCCGAGCCGATGGCCAGCGTCATCTCGCTGATCATCTCCCCGGCGTGCCGCGCCACGATGGTCGCCCCCAGGATGGTGTCCCCTCCCTTCTTGAGATGCACCCGGGCGAAGCCCCGCTCCTCGCCGTCCAGAACCGCCCGGTCGACCTCGGAGAAGGGAACGGTGAGGGTATCGACCTCGATGCCGCGCGCGGCGGCATCCGCCGGGTACATCCCGACATGGGCGACCTCGGGATCGGTATAGGAGCACCAGGGGATGGTGAGCGAGGAATTCCTGCGCCTCCCCTTGAAGAGCGCGTTGGCGATGAGGATGCGGGCCTGGGCATCGGCCGTATGGGTGAACCGCAAGCGCGAACAGACGTCCCCCGCCGCGTAGACGCGCCGGTTGGTGGTCTGCAGCGTGTCGCCTACCGTGACGCCGTCCCGGTCGTACGCAATCCCCGCCTCCTCCAGCCCCATTCCCTCCACGTTTGCCGCACGGCCGGCCCCCACCAGCACGCTTCCGGCCGCGACCTCGAAGCCCCCGCCATCCCGCCGCAGCCGCAGGAGCTTCACGCCGTCGCGCAGCTCCACCGCCGCCACCTTTGTCCCCAGGTGCACCGTAATCCCCTCGCGGCGGAAGGCCTCCAGCAGCACCGCTGCCGCATCGGGGTCGTCGCGCCCGAGTAGCTGCGCGCCCGGCTCGATGAGCGTCACCTGCGAGCCGAAGCGGGCGAAGGCCTGCGCCAGCTCGCAACCGATGGGACCGCCCCCGATCACGGCGAGCGTCGCCGGGAGTTCGGTGAGCGAGAAGACGGTCTCGTTGGTGAGATATCCCGCCTCGGGCAGCCCCGGGATCGCGGGGACGGCGGCGCGGGCGCCGGTGCAAAGGGCGGCACGGGAAAAATGCAGCTCCGCACCGGCCACCTCTATGCGGTCCGCCGCCGTGAAGCGCGCCGTT
Encoded here:
- a CDS encoding alpha-ketoacid dehydrogenase subunit beta; amino-acid sequence: MAQLNMVQAINLALAQEMERDDRVLLLGEDVGRDGGVFRVTEGLLERFGADRVLDTPLCESGIMGAAIGMAAYGLRPVPEIQFMGFTYSAFEQLFAHAARLRSRSRGRYSCPMVVRTPYGGGIKAPELHEESTEALFCQVPGLKVVVPSGPYVAKGLLVAALRDPDPVLFLEPTRLYRLLREEVPDGEYLVELGRARVARQGGSVTVVAWGSMLERVLKAVEGYDAEVLDLLTLNPFDSEAIVASVQKTGRLVIVHEAAKTCGFGAEIAATVAEEAILHLRAPILRVTAPDVPVPLAKLIDHYLPDVQQIRSALDEVLQY
- the pdhA gene encoding pyruvate dehydrogenase (acetyl-transferring) E1 component subunit alpha, whose protein sequence is MPELILADFHVKRLQVLNEKGEADPELLPELSDAQMWRMYELMLLARIFDERAVALQREGRIGTYPPIRGQEAAQVGSAFALTGKDWLFPSFREMGAHLTLGYPVAQLLQYWGGDERAQKAPPQLNIFPFCVAVGSQIPQAAGAALAARYRRDPVAVVTYFGDGATSKGDFHEGMNLAGVFNLPLVFICQNNQWAISIPLKGQTASASLAQKAIAYGFEGVQVDGNDVFAVYRATRQAVEKARSGAGPTFIECLTYRMADHTTADDAGRYRSAEEVAYWEERDPILRLERFMEGRGLWNPQKRDEAAARGAAIVDAGVAEMEALSPPAAAELFEDVLATLTPRQAGQRKVR
- a CDS encoding TVP38/TMEM64 family protein, with translation MNLKKILIVLAASLAVALFFYLDLQRFLTLDALKANREFLAGYYAQHRGASVALFMAIYILQTALSLPGAAVLSLAAGAIFGVLAGTVYAVCAATIGATLAFLVTRYLLRDMVAGRFGARLEGLNRELERRGWNYLLFLRLVPLFPFFLINLAAGLTRLPLRVFVLGTLAGIIPGGFVFVNAGASLATINSLADVASPRVLGSFALLGLFAMVPVLYARLKQRHNRF
- a CDS encoding mercuric reductase: MTDALHLVPDTEQNRLLAARVRPDGWSNPAPADRYNLVVVGAGTAGLVCAAGAAGLGARVALIERAFLGGDCLNVGCVPSKALLRAARAVFDARSGTFGVTQGEGVRPDFGAAMERMRRLRANIGRHDAALRFRDELGVDVFFGTARFTAADRIEVAGAELHFSRAALCTGARAAVPAIPGLPEAGYLTNETVFSLTELPATLAVIGGGPIGCELAQAFARFGSQVTLIEPGAQLLGRDDPDAAAVLLEAFRREGITVHLGTKVAAVELRDGVKLLRLRRDGGGFEVAAGSVLVGAGRAANVEGMGLEEAGIAYDRDGVTVGDTLQTTNRRVYAAGDVCSRLRFTHTADAQARILIANALFKGRRRNSSLTIPWCSYTDPEVAHVGMYPADAAARGIEVDTLTVPFSEVDRAVLDGEERGFARVHLKKGGDTILGATIVARHAGEMISEMTLAIGSGLGLAAIGNTIHPYPTQSESWRKLADAYQRRRLTPLVQRLLRAWLCWRRKW